From the genome of Silurus meridionalis isolate SWU-2019-XX chromosome 12, ASM1480568v1, whole genome shotgun sequence, one region includes:
- the sst1.2 gene encoding somatostatin 1.2 has protein sequence MMRTCMLQCCLTLLGLSVVLCGAGVSSQSDPELRHRRLLQRVHALGLAAQEWTKNDLKEILSQLTLPESEFQEGDISALGTKQDLTVGFERSAEDPNNLPPRERKAGCKNFYWKGFTSC, from the exons ATGATGAGGACATGCATGCTGCAGTGTTGCCTGACCCTGCTGGGTTTGTCTGTGGTGCTGTGTGGTGCCGGCGTCTCGTCTCAGTCGGACCCGGAGCTGCGACACCGCCGACTTCTGCAAAGAGTTCATGCCCTTGGTTTGGCTGCACAG GAGTGGACTAAAAATGACCTGAAGGAGATTCTATCCCAGCTCACATTGCCGGAGTCCGAATTTCAAGAAGGCGACATTTCTGCTCTGGGAACCAAGCAAGATCTCACGGTGGGATTCGAACGATCGGCTGAAGATCCCAACAACCTTCCTCCTCGAGAGCGCAAAGCAGGCTGCAAGAACTTCTACTGGAAAGGATTCACTTCCTGCTGA